A window from Melitaea cinxia chromosome 5, ilMelCinx1.1, whole genome shotgun sequence encodes these proteins:
- the LOC123654044 gene encoding fungal protease inhibitor-1-like — protein sequence MKAVLILAVLACALALSYGDLICGSNYCKQNPCTAPITSSTCRPPSTYRQNHAGMCACCPACVTLLSEGAACKVYSKELGETPSAVCKEPLKCLKGVCTKVTPRG from the exons atGAAGGCCGTATTAATATTAGCAGTCCTTGCTTGTGCCTTGGCGCTGTCCTATGGCGACTTGATCTGCGGCTCGAACTACTGTAAACAAAACCCGTGCACGGCCCCTATCACTTCCTCTACTTGCCGTCCACCATCTACTTACCGCCAAAACCACGCTGGCATGTGCGCTTGCTGTCCAGCCTGTGTTACTTTGCTCT CCGAAGGAGCTGCTTGCAAGGTTTATAGCAAGGAATTGGGAGAAACTCCCTCAGCAGTCTGCAAGGAACCACTCAAGTGTCTTAAAGGCGTTTGTACGAAAGTCACTCCTAGAGGATAA